A genomic window from Fusarium falciforme chromosome 2, complete sequence includes:
- a CDS encoding Phospholipase D, with protein sequence MDFFKKVGEHVEGLSQQVENVFGGKEEQQHSESHGGGSHSYHAQQTANNRYQSFAPESSGNAKWYVDGASYFWAVSQAIEQARENIFILDWWLSPELYLRRPPAKNEQYRLDRMLKAAADRGVKVYIIVYKEVEAALTLNSAHTRTSLEKLSDNIRVFRHPDHLPTGYDLTKELGKSFKALTNMDLAKASGDAIKAVYGTADGIVLYWAHHEKLLVVDNGKLAFMGGLDMCFGRWDTSSHPIADAHPGDLDAIIFPGQDYNNARVYDFADVQDWNQNKLDRTKSSRMGWSDVALSMNGPITSNLVDHFVDRWNFIFKEKYAKKNPGKYHKLELPPSNFSGHRGGHSGEDDDYLGGFTEHFSRGMNKLMSFGDDDDEPRHRRHRSRDRDMPRIQLTRSCSEWSSGHPVEHSIANAYTDAIRNARHFVYIENQFFITATDDKQRPVKNKIGAAIVDRIVRAFQEGQPFHVWVLMPAVPAFAGDLQAEEALGTRAIMEFQYNSISRGGYSIIEQLRKAGIRDPGRYIGFYNLRNYDRINTSRTMADVEARAGVSYEEARRERDQELGGYPDSDYRGGDENRGYSESRGYQSESRGYQSERSGGRYDRDDDRGGYSDSRYGGRPRDDDYRGGYQDNRQGGRDPYSHPNADPRFEGRPQRQEYQGGYSSPSYGGRPHDDDYGRRPDSQGYGRRPERDDYRHPGADPRFDGRPEPGRYQGGHEESRYDSRPQRQEYQGGGYSEHSRYEYSRYEQKTTTYEQQSGHSRPSHDRYDRYQQEAHKVADRTLDTISSCYMDQGPRVTDLRWDGNPEDEINAFVTEELYIHSKLLIVDDRLVICGSANLNDRSQLGSHDSEIAVVIEDPTPVESYMDGRPYTASRFASSLRRYIFRKHLGLIPDQRWDQPNQNWTPVDRDPNVYDWGSPADLLVRDPLHPKFQQLWTDTARVNTETFSRAFHPVPNDHVRTWKDYDEFFARHFIIPGKKGQKPEEEAKKGKVEYGHIVREEFPGGVNEVRQWLSRIRGTLVEMPLDFLVDVDDIAKEGLTLNDLTNELYT encoded by the exons ATGGACTTCTTCAAAAAGGTCGGCGAGCACGTCGAGGGCCTCAGCCAGCAGGTTGAGAATGTCTTTGGCGGCAAGGAAGAGCAGCAGCATTCTGAATCTCACGGCGGAGGGAGCCACAGCTACCACGCTCAGCAGACCGCCAACAACCGCTACCAGTCCTTTGCCCCAGAGTCTAGCGGCAACGCCAAGTGGTATGTTGATGGCGCCTCTTACTTCTGGGCCGTCTCGCAGGCGATTGAGC AGGCCCGGGAgaacatcttcatcctcgactgGTGGCTGAGCCCTGAGCTGTACCTCCGTCGTCCTCCGGCCAAGAATGAGCAATACCGCCTGGACCGCATGCTCAAGGCCGCTGCCGACCGGGGTGTCAAGGTTTATATCATCGTCTacaaggaggttgaggcaGCCCTCACTCTGAATTCGGCG CATACGAGGACCTCTCTGGAGAAACTCAGCGACAATATCCGCGTTTTCCGGCACCCTGACCATCTCCCTACTGGCTATGACCTCACCAAGGAGCTGGGCAAGTCGTTCAAAGCCTTGACCAACATGGATCTGGCCAAGGCTTCTGGtgatgccatcaaggctgtCTACGGTACTGCAGACGGCATTGTCCTGTATTGGGCACACCACGAGAAGTTGCTCGTTGTAGACAATGGAAAACTGGCCTTTATGGGTGGACTTGATATGT GTTTCGGACGATGGGACACCAGCA GCCATCCGATTGCCGACGCTCATCCTGGTGACTTGGACGCTATCATCTTCCCCGGACAGGACTACAACAATGCCCGAGTTTATGACTTTGCCGATGTTCAAGACTGGAACCAGAACAAGC TTGACCGTACCAAGAGCTCTAGAATGGGCTGGTCTGATGTGGCTCTGAGCATGAACGGACCCATCACCAGCAACCTTGTCGATCATTTCGTCGACCGATG GAacttcatcttcaaggagaagtatgccaagaagaacccAGGCAAGTATCACAAGCTCGAGCTACCACCGTCGAACTTCTCTGGTCACCGGGGTGGGCACTCGGGAGAGGACGATGACTACCTGGGCGGCTTTACGGAACATTTCAGCCGCGGCATGAACAAGCTCATGTCGtttggagatgatgatgatgagccgCGTCACCGCAGACATCGGTCCCGCGATCGTGATATGCCTCGAATTCAGCTGACTCGAAG CTGCTCTGAGTGGTCTTCTGGCCATCCTGTCGAACACTCCATCGCCAATGCATACACCGATGCCATTCGCAACGCCAGACACTTTGTCTACATCGAGAACCAG TTCTTCATCACCGCTACCGATGACAAGCAGCGTCCTGTTAAGAACAAGATCGGTGCTGCCATTGTGGACAGAATCGTTCGCGCCTTTCAAGAAGGACAGCCCTTCCACGTCTGGGTGCTCATGCCAGCCGTCCCCGCATTCGCCGGCGATCtgcaggccgaggaggcgctGGGAACTCGCGCCATTATGGAATTCCAGTACAACTCGATCAGCCGTGGTGGCTACAGTATCATCGAGCAACTCCGCAAGGCCGGTATCCGTGACCCTGGCAGGTACATTGGATTCTACAACCTCCGCAACTATGACCGCATCAACACGTCTCGAACTATGGCTGATGTGGAGGCCCGCGCCGGTGTGTCATACGAAGAGGCTAGAAGGGAAAGGGACCAGGAGCTCGGCGGCTACCCCGACTCAGACTATCGTGGCGGCGACGAGAACCGTGGATACTCCGAATCCAGGGGATATCAATCCGAGTCCAGAGGATATCAAAGCGAGAGGTCTGGTGGTAGATATGATCGAGATGACGATCGTGGTGGATATTCCGATTCCAGATACGGTGGTAGGCCAAGGGATGATGACTACCGTGGAGGATATCAAGACAACAGACAGGGCGGTAGGGATCCATACAGCCACCCGAATGCCGATCCTCGGTTTGAGGGCAGACCTCAGCGTCAGGAGTACCAAGGAGGGTACTCTAGTCCTAGCTATGGCGGTAGGCCACATGATGACGATTATGGCCGCCGGCCCGACTCTCAAGGCTACGGCCGAAGACCTGAGCGTGACGACTACCGTCACCCCGGCGCGGACCCAAGGTTCGACGGAAGACCGGAGCCCGGTCGGTACCAGGGAGGACACGAAGAGTCGAGGTACGACAGTCGACCACAGCGCCAAGAGTATCAGGGCGGCGGATACTCTGAGCATTCGAGATATGAGTACTCGAGATACGagcagaagacgacgacgtaCGAGCAGCAGTCCGGCCACTCTCGCCCCTCGCACGATCGATACGACAGATATCAGCAAGAGGCCCACAAGGTTGCGGATAGGACTCTCGACACCATCAGCTCTTGCTACATGGACCAAGGTCCCAGGGTTACCGACCTGCGCTGGGACGGCAACCCTGAGGATGAGATCAACGCTTTCGTGACTGAAGAACTCTACATCCACAGCAAGCTGCTCATCGTCGACGATCGCCTCGTCATCTGCGGCTCAGCCAACCTGAACGATCGTTCCCAGCTAGGCTCTCACGACTCCGAGATCGCTGTTGTCATCGAGGATCCCACCCCCGTCGAGTCCTACATGGACGGCCGCCCCTACACGGCCTCCCGCTTCGCCTCGTCCCTTCGGCGCTACATCTTCCGCAAGCACCTCGGCCTCATCCCCGACCAGCGCTGGGATCAGCCCAACCAAAACTGGACTCCCGTCGACCGTGACCCCAACGTCTACGACTGGGGCTCCCCAGCCGACCTCCTGGTCCGCGACCCGCTGCACCCCAAGTTCCAGCAGCTCTGGACCGACACGGCGCGCGTCAACACCGAGACCTTTAGCCGGGCCTTCCACCCCGTGCCCAACGACCACGTCCGCACCTGGAAGGACTATGACGAGTTCTTTGCCCGCCACTTCATCATCCCCGGCAAGAAGGGCCagaagcccgaggaggaggccaagaagggcaaggtcgaGTACGGCCACATCGTGCGCGAGGAGTTCCCCGGCGGCGTCAACGAGGTCAGGCAGTGGCTGTCACGCATCCGCGGCACCCTGGTGGAGATGCCTCTCGACTTCCTtgtcgacgtcgacgatATTGCCAAGGAGGGTCTGACGCTCAACGACCTCACTAATGAGCTCTACACCTAG
- a CDS encoding N-acetyltransferase domain-containing protein has protein sequence MSGAGTVALFSPSQHGHLIPYLAAIHASCITHDRTIATFLPPLSHEKLLAWWKERIAEVADGKRLIFILLNESEPGSRPKGSDVMGVVMLAMPSSETGPFRGVVEKLLVHKTFRGRGGARTLVSALEAEAARRGRTVLLLDTEAGSVAEEVYRKFGYVELGQIPRYGLSPTGELKDGTFFYKHLQL, from the exons ATGTCTGGCGCAGGAACGGTAGCTCTCTTCTCCCCGAGCCAGCACGGCCACTTGATCCCCTATCTCGCCGCCATCCACGCATCCTGCATCACCCATGACCGCACCATCGCCACGTTCCTCCCCCCTCTATCCCACGAGAAACTCCTCGCCTGGTGGAAGGAACGCATTGCAGAGGTTGCCGATGGCAAGcgtctcatcttcatcctcctcaacgAATCTGAGCCGGGCTCTCGGCCGAAGGGGTCCGATGTTATGGGCGTTGTCATGCTTGCCATGCCCTCCTCCGAGACGGGACCCTTCCGCGGCGTCGTAGAGAAACTTCTTGTCCACAAGACGTTTCGCGGCAGAGGAGGTGCCAGGACTTTGGTTTCCGCTCTCGAAGCTGAGGCGGCGCGGCGCGGCAGGACGGTACTG CTCCTCGATACCGAAGCTGGAAGTGTCGCAGAGGAGGTGTATAGAAAGTTTGGCTACGTCGAGCTCGGCCAGATCCCCAGGTACGGTCTGAGTCCAACAGGGGAGCTCAAGGACGGGACCTTCTTTTACAAGCATCTCCAACTGTGA
- a CDS encoding Mediator of RNA polymerase II transcription subunit 21: MGDRLTQLQDAVDQLAQQFVACLHYVNKRHDLETFGPNDKIRDVKDAPKEVDSLPPDEFRAGMVELSQDLILKEQQIEVLISSLPGLDNSEMDQERYIKELEEDLKVAEAQRQEAIKEKDQILSELDSVISSIRRP, from the exons atggGCGACCGCTTGACTCAACTTCAGGATGCTGTTGATCAG CTTGCGCAGCAATTCGTTGCATGCTTGCACTATGTAAACAAGCGACATGATCTGGAAACCTTCGGTCCCAACGACAAGATTCGCGACGTTAAAGATGCCCCGAAAGAGG TCGATTCCCTACCCCCAGACGAGTTTCGAGCTGGAATGGTCGAATTGTCGCAAGACTTGATTCTCAAGGAACAGCAGATTGAAGTGCTCATCTCCTCCCTCCCAGGCCTGGACAACAGCGAGATGGATCAGGAAAGATACATCAAGGAACTCGAGGAGGATTTGAAGGTCGCCGAGGCCCAACGCCAAGAAGctatcaaggagaaggaccaAATATTGTCCGAGCTGGATTCTGTGATCAGCAGCATCCGACGTCCTTGA
- a CDS encoding Translocation protein SEC62 produces MSSPPPQPGPGQIPMPMPGQRPTPEQIQAMQRQLAIDAEKAGMTVPEFIEHIKRQAQEQMRMRAQQQAQQGGHTHGPDCNHDHDHDHDHDHDHGHGHSHPQQGRPQPITPGPPNPKAIALAKFLRGQELKLRTVILNGERKDMFRVKRALRALQSPAYEKARKKNPLLPEITDRASLENTFKLLPLSMLALRVSKIEPQAGPNGKKPKRVKGQWTVKIEQQQEARDDMYYIWLWEGSQIKRQIYAGLALLAIFAIVLYPLWPLVLRQGVYYLSWGLLGLLGLFFVMAIFRVILFCITYFTTPPGLWLFPNLWEDVSFVDSFKPVWAWHETEKKKKKKKSAAAAPGTSPNPAFAAATGQVAPTSATTTGTDTQVKTGVHQRHYEAPKVEELADDE; encoded by the exons ATGTCCTCTCCACCCCCTCAGCCCGGGCCGGGCCAGAttcccatgcccatgcctgGCCAGCGACCGACGCCCGAGCAGATCCAGGCCATGCAGCGCCAACTCGCCATCGACGCCGAGAAGGCCGGCATGACTGTGCCCGAGTTCATTGAGCACATCAAGAGGCAGGCGCAGGAGCAGATGCGAATGCGCGCCCAGCAACAGGCACAGCAAGGAGGCCACACTCACGGCCCCGATTGCAACCATGATCACGACCACGACCATGACCACGACCACGAtcacggccacggccacTCTCACCCACAACAGGGTCGCCCTCAGCCTATCACTCCTGGACCTCCCAACCCCAAGGCCATCGCTCTCGCCAAGTTCCTGCGAGGCCAGGAGCTCAAGCTTCGAACTGTCATCTTGAACGGCGAGCGCAAGGACATGTTTCGAG TTAAGCGAGCGCTCCGAGCCCTGCAGTCCCCTGCGTACGAGAAGGCCCGGAAGAAGAACCCCCTTCTGCCTGAAATCACCGACCGAGCTTCCCTCGAGAACACCTTTAAGCTGCTCCCCCTGAGCATGCTCGCCCTGCGGGTCTCCAAGATTGAGCCCCAGGCTGGTCCTAAcggcaagaagcccaagcgTGTCAAGGGTCAGTGGACTGTCAAGATCGAGCAGCAACAAGAGGCCAGAGACGACATGTACTACATTTGGCTATGGGAGGGTAGTCAGATCAAGCGCCAAATTTACGCTGGTCTGGCTCTTCTCGCCATTTTCGCTATCGTCCTGTACCCTCTTTGGCCGCTGGTGCTTCGCCAGGGCGTCTACTACCTCAGCTGGGGTTTGCTGGGACTGCTTGGTTTGTTCTTTGTGATGGCGATCTTCCGTGTTATTCTGTTCTGCATTACCTATTTCACCACACCTCCCGGTCTGTGGCTCTTCCCCAACCTTTGGGAAGACGTCTCGTTTGTGGACAGTTTCAAGCCTGTGTGGGCTTGGCATGAG acggaaaagaagaagaagaagaagaagtcggcggcggctgctCCCGGAACCAGCCCCAACCCTGCCTTCGCTGCTGCTACAGGACAAGTTGCGCCTACAAGTGCGACGACGACAGGCACAGATACCCAAGTCAAGACTGGTGTACACCAACGGCACTACGAGGCGCcaaaggtcgaggagctggcGGACGACGAGTAG